In Xiphophorus maculatus strain JP 163 A chromosome 15, X_maculatus-5.0-male, whole genome shotgun sequence, the following are encoded in one genomic region:
- the hs3st5 gene encoding heparan sulfate glucosamine 3-O-sulfotransferase 5 — MLFKQQALLRQKLFVLGSLVIGSVLYLVARVGTLDRLQPICPIESRFHPSEPEQIPLRTLQFKRGLLHELRKGNASKEQIRLHNLVQQLPRAIIIGVRKGGTRALLEMLNLHPAVVKASQEIHFFDNDKNYARGIDWYRGKMPLSLPHQITIEKSPAYFITEEVPERIFKMNSSIKLLIIVREPTTRAVSDYTQVLEGKERKNKTYHKFENLAIDANTCEVNTKYKAVRTSIYTKHLERWLKYFPVEQFHIVDGDRLITDPLPELQLVERFLNLPSRISQYNLYFNATRGFYCLRFNIIFNKCLAGSKGRIHPEVDPSVVTKLQKFFHPFNQKFYQVTGRTFNWQ, encoded by the exons ATGCTATTCAAACAGCAGGCACTGCTGAGACAGAAGCTCTTCGTTCTGGGCAGCCTCGTGATTGGAAGTGTCCTCTATCTTGTGGCCAGAGTTGGGACTTTGGATAG gttaCAACCCATTTGCCCCATTGAGAGCAGATTTCACCCATCTGAGCCGGAGCAAATCCCTCTTCGTACGCTGCAGTTTAAACGCGGGCTGCTCCACGAACTACGCAAGGGCAATGCCTCCAAAGAGCAAATCCGCCTGCACAACCTGGTCCAGCAGCTGCCTCGGGCCATCATCATCGGCGTTCGCAAGGGGGGCACCCGCGCCCTGCTGGAAATGCTCAACCTGCACCCAGCCGTGGTCAAGGCTTCGCAGGAGATTCACTTCTTCGACAACGACAAAAACTACGCCCGTGGCATTGACTGGTACAGGGGCAAAATGCCCTTATCCCTCCCTCACCAGATCACCATTGAGAAGAGCCCTGCCTACTTCATCACAGAGGAGGTTCCCGAGCGCATCTTCAAGATGAACTCTTCCATCAAGCTGCTGATTATTGTCCGAGAGCCCACCACCAGAGCCGTGTCCGACTACACCCAAGTGCTTGAGGGCAAGGAGCGCAAGAACAAGACTTACCACAAGTTTGAAAATCTAGCCATTGACGCCAACACGTGTGAAGTGAACACCAAATACAAAGCCGTCCGCACCAGCATCTACACAAAACACCTGGAGCGCTGGCTCAAGTATTTCCCTGTGGAGCAGTTCCACATAGTGGACGGGGATCGGCTCATTACGGACCCGCTGCCGGAGCTGCAGCTGGTCGAGCGCTTCCTGAACCTCCCCTCCAGGATTAGTCAGTATAACCTGTACTTTAACGCCACCAGGGGATTTTACTGTCTGCGATTCAACATCATCTTCAACAAGTGCCTGGCCGGCAGCAAGGGCCGCATCCATCCTGAGGTGGACCCATCTGTAGTGACTAAGCTGCAGAAGTTCTTCCACCCTTTTAATCAGAAGTTTTACCAGGTCACTGGAAGAACATTTAACTGGCAATGA